A genomic stretch from Archangium lipolyticum includes:
- a CDS encoding MOSC domain-containing protein translates to MDTPNGTIRALLLAQERGTPMKRVPEAQALEGRGFVGDRHGKKKPHGKRQLLLLDEASHASLRLGAGELKENVVISGLPLESLPPGQRLALGSEVVVELTEPCVPCSKLERIRPGLLKESWGQRGQLARVLHGGTVREGDGVRLLDVNPDAPRPIRPRLP, encoded by the coding sequence GTGGACACTCCCAACGGCACCATCCGCGCACTGCTGCTCGCCCAGGAGCGGGGAACCCCCATGAAGCGCGTCCCCGAGGCCCAGGCCCTCGAGGGCCGCGGCTTCGTCGGCGACCGTCACGGGAAGAAGAAGCCCCACGGCAAGCGGCAGCTCCTGCTGCTCGACGAGGCCTCCCATGCCTCGCTGCGGCTCGGCGCGGGAGAGCTGAAGGAGAACGTGGTCATCTCCGGCCTCCCCCTGGAGTCCCTGCCACCCGGCCAGCGCCTGGCCCTGGGCTCCGAGGTGGTCGTCGAGCTGACCGAGCCCTGTGTGCCCTGCTCGAAGCTCGAGCGCATACGCCCCGGCCTCCTGAAGGAGTCCTGGGGCCAGCGCGGTCAGCTCGCCAGGGTGCTCCACGGAGGCACGGTGCGCGAGGGGGACGGTGTGCGCCTGCTCGACGTCAACCCGGATGCGCCTCGCCCCATCCGCCCCAGGCTGCCCTGA
- a CDS encoding ATP-binding protein: MSGGLRIDLVRVHGFGHFSDYALELKPGLNLLYGPNEAGKSTLLAFIRGVLFGFEKRGPRYEPEAGTFGGELCVSTGVGPMVVRRVVDRRGRAVATVHAPEGHELLASRLDEALAHVSRELFCEVFAFSLEELSTFEKLAEEDGVSRALFAAGLRGARRLPEVEKQLEKRAGELFKPSGRNPELNQVLKELEEVKAKLHALEDRPARYFEERERLASLSRQQEEAKAQGEDISRELGRLTRLEASLGDLGELVRLRAELAALPDLTAFPVGGEARLEELLQRLKETRAQEARVGELLSSSEDELARLSGASAVRERQETLRSALAAFTARAELLRALPGRRAALEARHREVEQALGGLGLEVDAAGLLGLELGPVARGTLEALADRLTRAETERRDAEGALGRARVALERLDAALARLEAERARLPSVGAVEVRRRQAALGRLRPLRVEREQGASQRAEQRQRLESLRSQVEPPLGPAPAAWPVLAGVGGAGVLALLLGLYAGAGAGVLALVGALLLVGLLVLNHRRAVAAHEHLQEAQAVRQQAHAREVARVQSSLDMLSGRVAGVERELAMAAAEAGVPADAPMAELAAREAAMAELLRQAERQEQLGRDEEARVAERDVAAREAHTARELAHGAEARIEELQAELSALLAARRFPSDLSPQRALALWRDAAEQRQRLADLKADERALAADEATCATVVSRLHEEARAAGLPGGPVEAVAARVATELEELKTRDAEARALRGSRDGLLADRARLARLRESEEQALTALLAQGGGETEESFRQRARQAERFEGLTRRVRELSQRIEAATGLEEAAARETLQTLGGEERLKEKLGQLRMQEPANATLLKELHTRYGEVRSLLGQWENDEQIAGLRIHEERLRARAAELATRYASDRLSLTLLARARRRFEEEQQPRVIQLASEHFAVLTGERYRRVFIPAGGRRELRVSDGRKDWSAEQLSRGTREQLYLAFRLAVIQDFGETRGALPLVVDDILVNFDLERTRSTLSLLSSLCERHQVIAFTCHPWIRELFEEQGSRVVELKSRSTEAASPRGGSSKVAAQVPSPSGRGLG; this comes from the coding sequence GTGAGCGGGGGATTGCGGATCGACCTGGTGCGCGTGCACGGCTTCGGCCATTTCTCCGACTACGCGCTGGAGCTGAAGCCGGGCCTCAACCTGCTGTACGGGCCGAACGAGGCGGGCAAGAGCACGCTGCTCGCGTTCATCCGGGGCGTGTTGTTCGGCTTCGAGAAGCGAGGCCCCCGGTACGAGCCCGAGGCGGGGACCTTCGGGGGCGAGCTGTGCGTGAGCACGGGGGTTGGCCCGATGGTGGTGCGCCGTGTGGTGGATCGCCGGGGGAGGGCGGTGGCGACGGTGCACGCCCCGGAGGGACACGAGCTGCTCGCCTCGCGGCTGGACGAGGCGCTGGCGCATGTCTCCCGGGAGCTGTTCTGCGAGGTGTTCGCCTTCAGCCTGGAGGAGCTGTCCACCTTCGAGAAGCTGGCCGAGGAGGACGGTGTCTCCCGGGCGCTCTTCGCCGCGGGGCTACGGGGAGCGCGCCGGCTGCCGGAGGTGGAGAAGCAGTTGGAGAAGCGGGCCGGCGAGCTGTTCAAGCCGAGCGGGCGCAACCCCGAGCTCAACCAGGTGCTGAAGGAGCTGGAGGAGGTGAAGGCGAAGCTGCACGCATTGGAGGACCGTCCGGCGAGGTACTTCGAGGAGCGCGAGCGGCTGGCGTCCCTGTCGCGGCAGCAGGAGGAGGCGAAGGCGCAGGGAGAGGACATCTCGCGCGAGTTGGGGCGGCTGACGCGGCTGGAGGCGTCGCTGGGGGACCTGGGTGAGCTGGTGCGGCTGCGGGCGGAGCTGGCCGCGCTGCCGGACCTGACGGCCTTCCCGGTGGGAGGCGAGGCGCGGCTGGAGGAACTGCTCCAGCGGTTGAAGGAGACGCGGGCCCAGGAGGCGCGCGTCGGGGAACTGCTGTCCTCGTCCGAGGACGAGCTGGCGAGGCTGTCCGGGGCGTCGGCCGTGCGCGAGCGGCAGGAGACCTTGCGCTCGGCGCTGGCGGCCTTCACGGCGAGGGCCGAGCTGCTGAGGGCGTTGCCGGGCCGTCGCGCGGCGCTGGAGGCGAGACACCGGGAGGTGGAGCAGGCGCTCGGGGGATTGGGGCTGGAGGTGGACGCCGCGGGCCTGCTGGGGTTGGAGCTGGGCCCGGTGGCGCGAGGCACCCTGGAAGCCCTGGCGGATCGCCTCACGAGGGCGGAGACGGAGCGGAGGGACGCGGAGGGGGCACTCGGGCGGGCGCGGGTGGCGCTGGAGCGGCTCGACGCGGCCCTGGCGCGGCTGGAGGCGGAGCGGGCGCGGCTGCCGTCCGTGGGGGCCGTGGAGGTGCGTCGTCGGCAGGCGGCACTGGGGCGCCTGCGGCCGCTGCGCGTGGAGCGGGAGCAGGGGGCGTCCCAGCGTGCCGAGCAGCGGCAGCGCCTGGAATCCCTGCGCTCCCAGGTGGAGCCTCCGTTGGGGCCGGCGCCCGCGGCATGGCCGGTGCTGGCGGGCGTGGGAGGCGCGGGAGTGTTGGCCCTGCTGCTCGGGCTGTACGCGGGAGCGGGGGCGGGAGTGCTCGCGCTGGTGGGGGCGCTGCTGCTGGTGGGCCTGCTCGTCCTCAATCACCGGCGCGCGGTGGCGGCCCACGAGCACCTCCAGGAGGCCCAGGCGGTGCGCCAGCAGGCGCACGCGCGGGAGGTGGCGCGGGTGCAGTCCTCGCTGGACATGCTGTCGGGGCGGGTGGCCGGGGTGGAGCGCGAGCTGGCGATGGCCGCCGCCGAGGCGGGTGTGCCTGCCGATGCGCCGATGGCGGAGCTCGCCGCGCGTGAGGCGGCGATGGCCGAGCTGCTGAGGCAGGCGGAGCGGCAGGAGCAGCTGGGCCGGGATGAAGAGGCCCGCGTGGCGGAGCGGGACGTGGCGGCACGCGAGGCTCACACGGCGCGGGAATTGGCGCATGGGGCCGAGGCACGGATTGAGGAGCTCCAGGCGGAGCTGTCCGCGTTGCTGGCCGCGCGGCGCTTTCCCTCGGACCTGTCGCCGCAGCGGGCCCTGGCGCTGTGGCGTGACGCGGCCGAGCAGCGGCAGCGCCTCGCGGACCTGAAGGCGGACGAGCGGGCCCTGGCGGCGGACGAGGCCACTTGCGCGACCGTCGTCTCGCGGTTGCACGAGGAGGCCAGAGCGGCGGGGTTGCCGGGGGGACCGGTGGAGGCGGTGGCCGCGCGGGTGGCCACGGAGCTGGAGGAGCTCAAGACGCGGGATGCGGAGGCGCGGGCGCTCCGGGGGAGCAGGGACGGGTTGCTGGCGGACAGGGCGCGGCTCGCACGGCTCCGGGAGTCCGAGGAGCAGGCGTTGACGGCGCTGCTGGCCCAGGGCGGAGGAGAGACGGAGGAGTCCTTCCGCCAGCGGGCGCGGCAGGCGGAGCGCTTCGAGGGGCTCACCCGGCGCGTGCGCGAGCTCTCCCAGCGCATCGAAGCGGCCACGGGTCTGGAGGAGGCCGCCGCGAGGGAGACCCTTCAGACATTGGGAGGGGAGGAGCGGCTGAAGGAGAAGCTGGGGCAACTGCGGATGCAGGAGCCCGCGAACGCCACGTTGCTGAAGGAACTGCATACCCGGTACGGCGAGGTCCGGAGCCTGCTGGGACAATGGGAGAACGACGAGCAGATAGCCGGGTTGCGAATCCACGAGGAGCGGCTGAGGGCGAGGGCGGCGGAGCTCGCCACGCGCTATGCATCGGACCGGCTGTCGCTGACGTTGCTGGCGAGGGCGCGCCGGCGCTTCGAGGAGGAGCAACAACCCCGGGTCATCCAGCTGGCCTCGGAGCACTTCGCGGTGCTGACGGGAGAGCGGTACCGGCGGGTGTTCATCCCGGCGGGGGGAAGGCGCGAGCTGAGGGTGAGCGATGGGCGGAAGGACTGGAGCGCGGAGCAGCTCTCGCGAGGGACGAGGGAGCAGCTCTACCTGGCGTTCCGGCTGGCGGTCATCCAGGACTTTGGGGAGACGCGGGGAGCGCTGCCGCTGGTGGTGGACGATATCCTGGTGAACTTCGACCTGGAGAGGACGAGGAGCACGCTGTCCCTGCTATCGAGCCTCTGCGAGCGCCACCAGGTCATCGCCTTCACGTGCCACCCGTGGATCCGCGAGCTCTTCGAGGAACAGGGTTCACGAGTCGTGGAACTGAAGTCCAGGAGCACAGAGGCCGCGAGCCCGCGAGGAGGATCCTCGAAGGTCGCGGCCCAAGTCCCCTCTCCCTCTGGGAGAGGGCTAGGGTGA
- the aceB gene encoding malate synthase A, with protein MDAASLSSNPSAQRTGGQCPQVQGVTLRGPWLPEYADVLTPQALELVAKLARAFGGRREALLERRKQVQAAYDQGERPRFLPETRDIREKEWTVAPLPQDLLDRRVEITGPVDRKMIINALNSGANVFMADFEDANSPTWDNVVRGQLNLRDAVRGTISYTADNGKHYALHEKTAVLFCRPRGWHLLERHLEVDGKPVSASLFDFGLYFFHNARALLEKGSGPYFYLPKMESHLEARLWNDVFHLAQSELGIPRGSIKATVLIETLPAAFEMDEILYELREHSAGLNCGRWDYIFSFIKKLQGDPKFVLPDRGQVTMDKAFLHNYSLRLIQVCHRRGVHAMGGMAAFIPIKSDPAANEAAMAKVRADKSREARDGHDGTWVAHPGLVPVAREIFDQHMPGPNQLAKKRPDVNISEADLLAMPEGSRTEEGLRHNIRVGVQYIAAWLGGLGCVPLYNLMEDAATAEISRAQVWQWMHHRVPLADGKPVTPERFRQVLAEEMKRIESEGATERYGAERLEEARVLFEKLSTAPRFEDFLTLPAYEALVSHG; from the coding sequence ATGGACGCGGCCAGCCTCTCCTCCAACCCCTCCGCGCAACGTACCGGGGGACAATGTCCCCAGGTACAGGGGGTCACCCTCCGGGGCCCCTGGTTGCCCGAGTACGCGGACGTCCTCACCCCCCAGGCCCTCGAGCTCGTGGCGAAGCTGGCCCGGGCCTTCGGCGGCCGGCGCGAGGCCCTCCTGGAGCGGCGCAAGCAGGTTCAAGCCGCCTATGACCAGGGCGAGCGTCCCCGCTTCCTCCCGGAGACGCGCGACATCCGGGAGAAGGAGTGGACCGTCGCCCCCCTCCCCCAGGACCTGCTCGACCGGCGCGTCGAAATCACCGGCCCGGTGGACCGGAAGATGATCATCAACGCGCTCAACTCGGGCGCCAACGTCTTCATGGCGGACTTCGAGGACGCCAACAGCCCCACCTGGGACAACGTGGTGCGCGGCCAGCTCAACCTGCGCGACGCCGTGCGCGGCACCATCAGCTACACCGCCGACAACGGCAAGCACTACGCCCTCCACGAGAAGACCGCCGTCCTCTTCTGCCGCCCCCGGGGCTGGCACCTGCTGGAGCGCCATCTGGAGGTGGACGGCAAGCCCGTCTCCGCCTCGCTCTTCGACTTCGGCCTCTACTTCTTCCACAACGCCCGCGCCCTCCTCGAGAAGGGCAGCGGCCCCTACTTCTACCTGCCCAAGATGGAGAGCCACCTCGAGGCCCGCCTGTGGAACGACGTGTTCCACCTGGCCCAGAGCGAGCTGGGCATCCCTCGCGGCTCCATCAAGGCCACCGTCCTCATCGAGACGCTGCCCGCCGCCTTCGAGATGGACGAAATCCTCTACGAGCTGCGCGAGCACTCGGCGGGCCTCAACTGCGGCCGCTGGGACTACATCTTCAGCTTCATCAAGAAGCTGCAGGGCGACCCGAAGTTCGTCCTGCCCGACCGCGGGCAGGTGACGATGGACAAGGCCTTCCTGCACAACTACTCGCTGCGCCTCATCCAGGTGTGCCACCGCCGCGGCGTGCACGCCATGGGCGGCATGGCCGCCTTCATCCCCATCAAGAGCGACCCGGCCGCCAACGAGGCCGCCATGGCCAAGGTGCGCGCCGACAAGTCCCGCGAGGCCCGCGATGGCCACGACGGCACCTGGGTCGCCCACCCGGGCCTCGTGCCCGTGGCCCGTGAAATCTTCGACCAGCACATGCCCGGGCCCAACCAGCTGGCAAAGAAGCGCCCGGACGTGAACATCAGCGAGGCGGACCTGCTCGCCATGCCCGAGGGCTCGCGCACCGAGGAGGGCCTGCGCCACAACATCCGCGTGGGCGTGCAGTACATCGCCGCCTGGCTCGGGGGCCTGGGCTGCGTGCCCCTCTACAACCTCATGGAGGACGCGGCCACCGCGGAAATCTCCCGCGCCCAGGTGTGGCAGTGGATGCACCACCGCGTCCCGCTCGCCGACGGCAAGCCCGTCACCCCCGAGCGCTTCCGCCAGGTGCTCGCCGAGGAGATGAAGCGGATCGAGTCCGAAGGCGCCACCGAGCGCTACGGCGCCGAGCGGCTCGAGGAGGCCCGGGTCCTCTTCGAGAAGCTCTCCACCGCGCCCCGCTTCGAGGACTTCCTCACCCTTCCCGCCTACGAGGCACTCGTCTCGCACGGCTGA
- a CDS encoding Uma2 family endonuclease: protein MSDEPPRREATYADLEELPPNCVGEIIEGELHVSPRPMPRHARATFRLGRELDPFDRDAGEEGPGGWVLLYEPELHLGRAVLVPDLAGWRRERMPELPEEAAITLAPDWVCEVLSPSTAVLDRGQKQRSYAREGVQHLWLVDPAERSLEVYRLESGHWRPLTTQRGEVTVHAEPFEARALELGRLWKR from the coding sequence ATGAGCGACGAGCCGCCGCGGCGCGAAGCGACATACGCGGACCTGGAGGAGCTCCCACCCAACTGCGTGGGTGAGATCATCGAGGGCGAGCTGCACGTGAGCCCCCGTCCCATGCCGAGGCATGCCCGGGCGACCTTCCGGCTCGGAAGGGAGCTGGACCCGTTCGACCGGGATGCGGGGGAAGAGGGCCCTGGGGGCTGGGTGCTCCTCTATGAGCCCGAATTGCACCTGGGGCGTGCGGTGCTGGTGCCGGACCTGGCGGGGTGGCGCCGGGAGCGGATGCCGGAGCTGCCGGAGGAGGCCGCCATCACGCTCGCGCCGGACTGGGTCTGTGAGGTGCTCTCACCCTCCACGGCGGTGCTGGATCGCGGCCAGAAGCAGAGGTCGTACGCGCGAGAAGGTGTTCAACACCTGTGGCTGGTGGATCCAGCGGAGCGGTCGCTGGAGGTCTACCGGTTGGAGAGCGGTCACTGGCGGCCGCTGACCACGCAGAGGGGCGAGGTGACGGTGCACGCCGAGCCTTTCGAGGCGCGAGCCCTGGAGCTGGGGCGCCTTTGGAAGCGCTGA
- a CDS encoding PspC domain-containing protein, which yields MDETKRCEACRMDIRVEATRCPHCRERQPGAERMHRGGEGRVLGGVCTALARQLSVDVGLVRVAFVVALALSGGTVLMVYLLLWGLTPPSAMGRAPVQRGADWLRRVTSGEVEEPRVERRV from the coding sequence ATGGACGAGACGAAGCGGTGCGAGGCGTGCCGGATGGACATCCGGGTGGAGGCGACGAGGTGCCCGCACTGCCGCGAGCGGCAGCCGGGTGCGGAGCGGATGCACCGAGGAGGAGAGGGGAGGGTGCTGGGAGGGGTGTGCACGGCGCTGGCGAGGCAGCTGAGCGTGGACGTGGGGCTGGTGAGGGTGGCGTTCGTGGTGGCGCTGGCGCTGTCTGGGGGAACGGTGCTGATGGTCTACCTGCTGCTGTGGGGGCTGACGCCGCCCTCGGCGATGGGGAGGGCGCCGGTGCAGAGGGGAGCGGATTGGCTGAGGAGGGTGACGAGCGGGGAGGTGGAGGAGCCGAGGGTGGAGCGGAGGGTCTGA
- the aceA gene encoding isocitrate lyase, whose protein sequence is MYDAVTTKNDATPHAKLHAQRFEGITRNYSEADVEKLRGSIRISYTLAEMGSKRLWELLNTRDYVHALGALTGNQAVQMVRAGLEAIYLSGWQVAADANTAGQMYPDQSLYPVDSVPNVVRRINSAFRRADQIDHAEGKHDRYWFAPIMADAEAGFGGPLNAYELMKSMIEAGAAGVHFEDQLASEKKCGHMGGKVLVPTNNFIRTLTAARLAADVMGVPTILVARTDADSAKLLMSDADEYDHAFIDRKAGRSAEGFYRLKGGLECAIARGLAYAPYADLIWCETSTPDLDQARKFAEGIRAKFPNKLLAYNCSPSFNWKKNLDDKTIARFQRELGAMGYKFQFVTLAGFHALNYGMYELARNYKDRGMAAYSELQQREFSSEKDGYTATRHQREVGTGYFDKVAEVISGGCASTLALNDSTEAHQF, encoded by the coding sequence ATGTACGACGCCGTGACGACGAAGAACGATGCGACCCCCCACGCCAAGCTCCACGCCCAGCGTTTCGAGGGCATCACGCGCAACTACTCGGAAGCCGACGTCGAGAAGCTGCGGGGCTCCATCCGCATCAGCTACACGCTCGCGGAGATGGGCTCCAAGCGCCTCTGGGAGCTGCTGAACACCCGCGACTATGTGCACGCGCTCGGCGCCCTCACCGGCAACCAGGCCGTTCAGATGGTCCGCGCCGGTCTCGAGGCCATCTACCTGTCCGGCTGGCAGGTCGCCGCCGACGCCAACACCGCCGGCCAGATGTACCCGGACCAGAGCCTCTACCCGGTGGACAGCGTCCCCAACGTCGTGCGCCGCATCAACTCCGCCTTCCGCCGCGCCGATCAGATCGACCACGCCGAGGGCAAGCACGACCGCTACTGGTTCGCCCCCATCATGGCCGACGCCGAGGCCGGCTTCGGCGGGCCCCTCAACGCCTATGAGCTGATGAAGTCCATGATCGAAGCGGGCGCCGCCGGCGTGCACTTCGAGGACCAGCTCGCCAGCGAGAAGAAGTGCGGCCACATGGGCGGCAAGGTGCTCGTCCCCACCAACAACTTCATCCGCACCCTCACCGCCGCGCGCCTGGCCGCCGACGTCATGGGCGTGCCCACCATCCTCGTGGCCCGCACCGACGCCGACAGCGCCAAGCTCCTCATGAGCGACGCCGACGAGTACGACCACGCCTTCATCGACCGCAAGGCCGGCCGCTCCGCCGAGGGATTCTACCGCCTCAAGGGCGGCCTCGAGTGCGCCATCGCCCGCGGCCTCGCCTACGCCCCCTACGCCGACCTCATCTGGTGCGAGACCAGCACCCCGGACCTCGACCAGGCCAGGAAGTTCGCCGAGGGCATCCGCGCGAAGTTCCCCAACAAGCTCCTCGCCTACAACTGCTCGCCTTCCTTCAACTGGAAGAAGAACCTCGACGACAAGACCATCGCCAGGTTCCAGCGCGAGCTCGGCGCCATGGGCTACAAGTTCCAGTTCGTCACCCTCGCCGGCTTCCACGCCCTCAACTACGGCATGTACGAGCTCGCCCGGAACTACAAGGACCGTGGCATGGCCGCCTACTCCGAGCTCCAGCAGAGGGAGTTCTCCTCCGAGAAGGATGGCTACACCGCCACCCGCCACCAGCGAGAGGTCGGCACCGGCTACTTCGACAAGGTCGCCGAGGTCATCTCCGGTGGTTGTGCGAGCACCCTGGCCCTCAATGACTCCACCGAGGCCCACCAGTTCTGA
- a CDS encoding NADPH-dependent FMN reductase → MPLNLVVIYGSVRTGRQGIRAARFVHRGLEARGHTVTFVDALEYRLPLLERLYVEYPRGSAPEPLERLATLYRAADAFVLVAGEYNHGMQPGLKNLLDHFYAEYHWRPSAIVCYSGGGFGGVRAAMQLRMTLCELGMPSIPSLLPVPKVQQAFDEQGVPADPAWEKRFDKFASELEWYAEALKARRQNGVPHTPLA, encoded by the coding sequence ATGCCGCTGAATCTCGTCGTCATCTACGGCTCGGTCCGCACCGGGCGGCAGGGAATCCGCGCCGCGCGCTTCGTCCACCGTGGCCTGGAGGCTCGCGGACACACCGTGACGTTCGTCGACGCCCTCGAGTACCGGCTGCCCCTGCTGGAGCGGCTGTACGTCGAGTATCCGCGAGGGAGCGCGCCGGAACCGCTGGAGCGGCTGGCGACGCTGTACCGCGCCGCCGACGCGTTCGTCCTCGTCGCGGGCGAGTACAACCATGGGATGCAGCCGGGGTTGAAGAACCTGCTGGACCACTTCTACGCGGAGTACCACTGGCGGCCGTCGGCCATCGTCTGCTACTCGGGCGGCGGGTTCGGCGGCGTGCGCGCGGCGATGCAGCTCCGCATGACGCTCTGCGAGCTGGGCATGCCGAGCATCCCGAGCCTGCTGCCAGTACCGAAGGTGCAGCAGGCGTTCGATGAGCAGGGTGTCCCCGCCGATCCGGCGTGGGAGAAGCGGTTCGACAAGTTCGCCAGCGAGTTGGAATGGTATGCCGAGGCACTGAAGGCACGGCGCCAGAACGGAGTGCCCCACACCCCATTGGCGTGA
- a CDS encoding D-TA family PLP-dependent enzyme has protein sequence MSPFSLDSIETPAALVDVERMEANLQKAAAYTRTHGLRWRPHTKTHKVPELAVRQLEAGAAGVTVATPREAEVMGAVAEDVLLAYSPVGASKLKRLMALSRRVRLSVGLDSREVLAGLAEAAREVGRTTGVLVELDLGMRRVGVQTPEEAVALAREAAELQGVEYQGVMFYPGHIRMPLAEQGPALVEVSRRLGAFLDALGAAGLKPGIVSGGSTPTLWRSHEVVGMNEIRPGITPFFDRASAWMGACGWEEVAYSVLATVVSTSVAGQAVIDAGSKALAKEELPVGGYGALVDRPEVVVHSLSEEHGLLDLSRTSWRPRVGDRVRVVPNHVCVSVNLQDELWAVRGGQVTGRWEVMGRGRGPV, from the coding sequence ATGAGCCCTTTCTCCCTGGACAGCATCGAGACCCCGGCCGCGCTCGTGGACGTGGAGCGCATGGAGGCCAACCTCCAGAAGGCGGCGGCGTACACGCGCACGCACGGGCTGAGGTGGCGGCCGCACACGAAGACGCACAAGGTGCCGGAGCTCGCGGTGAGGCAGCTCGAGGCCGGAGCGGCCGGCGTCACGGTGGCCACGCCGCGCGAGGCCGAGGTGATGGGCGCCGTGGCCGAGGACGTGCTCCTGGCCTACTCGCCCGTGGGGGCGTCCAAGCTGAAGCGGCTGATGGCGCTGTCCCGGCGCGTGCGGCTCTCGGTGGGACTGGACTCGCGCGAGGTGCTGGCGGGGCTGGCCGAGGCCGCTCGCGAGGTGGGGCGCACCACGGGCGTGCTGGTGGAGCTGGACCTGGGGATGCGCCGCGTGGGCGTGCAGACGCCGGAGGAGGCCGTGGCGCTGGCCCGCGAGGCCGCCGAGCTCCAGGGCGTCGAGTACCAGGGCGTGATGTTCTACCCGGGGCACATCCGCATGCCGCTGGCCGAGCAGGGCCCGGCGCTCGTGGAGGTGTCCAGGCGGCTCGGCGCCTTCCTGGACGCGCTGGGCGCCGCGGGGCTGAAGCCCGGAATCGTGAGCGGCGGCTCCACGCCCACCCTCTGGCGCTCGCACGAGGTGGTGGGGATGAATGAGATCCGCCCGGGCATCACCCCCTTCTTCGATCGCGCCAGCGCGTGGATGGGCGCGTGCGGCTGGGAGGAGGTGGCCTACTCGGTGCTCGCCACGGTGGTGAGCACCTCGGTGGCGGGGCAGGCCGTCATCGACGCGGGCTCCAAGGCCCTGGCGAAGGAGGAGCTACCCGTGGGCGGCTATGGCGCGCTGGTGGACCGGCCCGAGGTGGTGGTGCACTCCCTCTCCGAGGAGCATGGACTGCTGGACCTGTCGCGCACCTCGTGGAGACCGCGCGTGGGCGACCGGGTGCGGGTAGTGCCCAACCACGTCTGTGTCTCGGTGAACCTGCAGGACGAGCTGTGGGCGGTGCGTGGTGGGCAGGTGACGGGCCGCTGGGAGGTGATGGGGCGGGGCCGCGGGCCGGTGTAG
- the fumC gene encoding class II fumarate hydratase, translating into MSKQDVRIEKDTFGPIEVPAERLWGAQTQRSRQNFAISSERMPLALIHALVLVKKAAAIANMENGTLPRDKGEAIVKAANEVLGGEHDEEFPLLVWQTGSGTQTNMNVNEVLANRASELMGGERGEARKVHPNDDVNKGQSSNDVFPTAMSVAAAEAVVRNVLPELQALRDVLAERSERFRDIVKIGRTHLQDATPLTLGQEFSGYVAQLEHARRHLELVLPHLSELALGGTAVGTGLNAPKGFAERVAQELSRLTGHPFVTAPNKFEALAANDALVQAHGALKGLAAVLFKIANDIRWLASGPRSGIGEITIPENEPGSSIMPGKVNPTQSEAVTMLCAQVMGNDVALSLGGASGNFELNVFKPLIIHNFLQSCRLLADGMRSFRLHCAVGIEPNMGRLKENLERSLMLVTALNPHIGYDNAAKIAKKAHKEGKTLKEAAVELGLLTAEQFDQWVRPEKMIGNL; encoded by the coding sequence GTGAGCAAGCAGGACGTTCGCATCGAGAAGGACACGTTCGGTCCCATCGAGGTTCCGGCCGAGCGCCTCTGGGGAGCGCAGACGCAGCGCAGCCGGCAGAACTTCGCCATCTCCAGCGAGCGGATGCCGCTGGCCCTCATCCACGCCCTGGTGCTGGTGAAGAAGGCCGCGGCCATCGCGAACATGGAGAACGGCACGCTGCCCAGGGACAAGGGGGAGGCCATCGTGAAGGCCGCCAACGAGGTGCTCGGCGGCGAGCATGACGAGGAGTTCCCCCTGCTGGTCTGGCAGACGGGCAGCGGCACGCAGACGAACATGAACGTCAACGAGGTGCTGGCCAACCGGGCGTCGGAGCTGATGGGTGGCGAGCGCGGTGAGGCGCGCAAGGTGCACCCCAACGACGACGTCAACAAGGGGCAGAGCTCCAACGACGTCTTCCCCACGGCGATGAGCGTGGCCGCGGCGGAGGCGGTGGTGCGCAACGTGCTGCCCGAGCTGCAGGCGCTGCGGGACGTGCTGGCGGAGCGGTCGGAGCGGTTCCGGGACATCGTGAAGATTGGCCGCACGCACCTGCAGGACGCCACGCCGCTGACGCTGGGCCAGGAGTTCAGCGGCTACGTGGCGCAGTTGGAGCACGCGCGCAGGCACCTGGAGCTCGTGCTGCCGCACCTGTCCGAGCTGGCGCTCGGGGGCACCGCGGTGGGCACGGGTCTCAACGCGCCCAAGGGCTTCGCCGAGCGCGTGGCGCAGGAGCTCTCACGCCTCACGGGTCACCCCTTCGTCACCGCGCCCAACAAGTTCGAGGCGCTCGCGGCCAATGACGCACTGGTGCAGGCGCATGGGGCGCTCAAGGGACTGGCCGCCGTGCTCTTCAAGATTGCGAACGACATTCGCTGGCTGGCGTCGGGGCCTCGCTCGGGCATCGGAGAAATCACCATCCCCGAGAACGAGCCGGGCAGCTCCATCATGCCGGGCAAGGTGAACCCCACGCAGTCCGAGGCCGTCACCATGCTGTGCGCGCAGGTGATGGGCAACGACGTGGCCCTGTCCCTGGGCGGTGCGTCCGGCAACTTCGAGCTGAACGTCTTCAAGCCGCTGATCATCCACAACTTCCTGCAGAGCTGCCGGCTGTTGGCGGACGGCATGCGCAGCTTCCGGCTGCACTGCGCGGTGGGCATCGAGCCGAACATGGGGCGGCTGAAGGAGAACCTGGAGCGCTCGCTGATGCTCGTCACCGCGCTCAACCCGCACATCGGCTACGACAACGCGGCGAAGATCGCCAAGAAGGCGCACAAGGAGGGCAAGACCCTCAAGGAGGCGGCGGTGGAGCTGGGCCTGCTCACCGCCGAGCAGTTCGACCAGTGGGTGCGTCCGGAGAAGATGATCGGCAACCTGTAG